The Streptomyces sp. HSG2 genome has a segment encoding these proteins:
- a CDS encoding M56 family metallopeptidase, translating into MTLPAALLLLGAVVAIAAPRLLARVDWTDREPVIALWAWQCVVAAVLLCCALSMTLSAAAAWHEVGGPVFATAPRAVVEAYAPGSAGGAAAATATALACGGLWTAATWAREVLGARARRRLRRAELRDLAPLLPGEVPGPERLVVVESERADVSWLPGAPPQLVVTTAALRRLEGPRLDAVLAHEHGHARARHDWLLHCSAALAEGFPQVPVFAAFRDEMHRLVELAADDVASRRFGRLTTARALVELNRDRGVFGPCPSTGAQVPQRVRRLLTAQDRLSSGRRLRLTAAASLIPVVPVLVALIPGLRALSG; encoded by the coding sequence ATGACCCTCCCCGCGGCCCTGTTGCTGCTCGGCGCCGTCGTCGCGATCGCCGCTCCCCGCCTCCTCGCACGCGTGGACTGGACCGACCGGGAACCGGTGATCGCCCTGTGGGCCTGGCAGTGCGTCGTGGCGGCCGTCCTGCTGTGCTGCGCCCTGTCCATGACGCTCAGCGCCGCCGCGGCCTGGCACGAGGTGGGCGGCCCGGTGTTCGCGACGGCCCCGCGCGCCGTGGTCGAGGCGTACGCGCCCGGGTCGGCGGGCGGAGCCGCCGCGGCCACGGCGACGGCACTGGCCTGCGGTGGGCTGTGGACCGCCGCCACGTGGGCACGGGAGGTGCTGGGGGCCAGGGCGCGCCGGCGACTCCGCCGCGCCGAACTGCGCGACCTCGCCCCGCTGCTGCCCGGCGAAGTCCCCGGCCCCGAGCGGTTGGTGGTCGTGGAGAGCGAGCGCGCCGACGTCTCCTGGCTGCCCGGTGCTCCTCCTCAACTGGTCGTCACCACGGCCGCGTTGCGCCGACTGGAGGGGCCGCGCCTGGACGCGGTCCTGGCCCACGAGCACGGACACGCCCGAGCCAGACACGACTGGCTGCTGCACTGCTCGGCGGCGCTCGCCGAGGGGTTCCCGCAGGTTCCGGTGTTCGCCGCGTTCCGCGACGAGATGCACCGCTTGGTGGAGCTGGCCGCCGACGACGTGGCCTCCCGGCGTTTCGGGCGCCTGACGACCGCCCGCGCACTGGTGGAACTCAACCGGGACCGGGGCGTGTTCGGGCCGTGCCCCTCCACCGGGGCCCAGGTGCCCCAACGGGTGCGCCGGCTGCTGACGGCACAGGACCGCCTGTCGTCCGGTCGGCGTCTTCGGCTGACGGCGGCGGCCTCCCTGATCCCGGTCGTACCAGTGCTCGTGGCGCTCATTCCCGGCCTGCGCGCGCTGAGCGGCTGA
- a CDS encoding DUF305 domain-containing protein, with protein MPFRPAPRSPRVVAVAALAALLLAGCEGDADTDAATSGEPAVVAPGLPGEGNRTLSAEEARESRVDDDSPNSADVTYARDMIVHHEQALVMTALVPERATSEAVTRIAERIAAAQGPEIDAMRGWLSEHGEKETEAHGHDHHAAMPGMATESQLDDLRDARGESFDRLFLRLMITHHEGALTMVADVKAQGNNVRIEEMADDVVATQTSEIGRMRAML; from the coding sequence GTGCCCTTCCGTCCCGCGCCCCGCTCACCGCGCGTCGTCGCGGTCGCCGCCCTGGCCGCTCTCCTTCTCGCCGGTTGCGAGGGAGACGCCGACACCGACGCGGCGACGTCGGGCGAACCGGCCGTCGTCGCGCCCGGCCTCCCCGGCGAGGGCAACCGCACGCTCTCCGCCGAGGAGGCCCGGGAATCGCGCGTCGACGACGACTCGCCCAACTCGGCGGACGTGACGTACGCGAGGGACATGATCGTCCACCACGAACAGGCTCTGGTGATGACGGCGTTGGTGCCGGAGCGCGCCACGTCCGAGGCGGTGACGCGGATCGCCGAGCGGATCGCCGCGGCTCAAGGGCCGGAAATCGACGCCATGCGGGGCTGGCTCTCCGAGCACGGCGAGAAGGAGACGGAAGCGCACGGACACGACCACCACGCCGCGATGCCGGGGATGGCCACCGAGTCTCAACTGGACGACCTCCGGGACGCCCGCGGCGAGTCCTTCGATCGGCTGTTCCTGCGGCTGATGATCACTCACCACGAGGGCGCGCTGACCATGGTCGCCGACGTCAAGGCCCAGGGGAACAACGTGCGGATCGAGGAGATGGCGGACGACGTGGTGGCGACCCAGACGAGCGAGATCGGCCGGATGCGCGCCATGCTGTGA
- a CDS encoding FAD-dependent oxidoreductase, producing the protein MLRVAVVGSGPSGCYTALGIVERDPTARVDVLDRLPCPYGLVRYGVAPDHEKIKSLQHTLRAVLEHERVRFLGAVPVGADGVSPSRVRELYHAVVYCVGAAADRRLGVPGEDLPGSWSATEFVSWYSAHPDAVDEGFLRDVRSAVVIGMGNVAVDVARMLARHRAELRRTDIPEEALAILGDARVRDIHVVGRRGPSQARFTTKELRELGTLPDTGVVVDPAEARLDPAYRDPIGLPGPVARNMAVLHGWTTPAKAPSRIRLRFFLRPVEVVAVHGRVGAVRFERTVPDGDGGVRGTGRHVEIEARLVLRSVGYRGVPQAGLPFDPGPGTVPHRAGRVLEDGAVLPGVYVAGWIKRGPTGVIGSNRPCAKETVLSLLADADSPTRRALPDDPLPALRAAGARPVEWEGWRAIMRAESRLGDSLGRGSVKLQDWKSLLAAARTTG; encoded by the coding sequence GTGCTGCGTGTGGCCGTGGTGGGTTCGGGCCCGAGCGGGTGTTACACCGCGCTGGGCATCGTGGAGCGCGATCCCACGGCCCGGGTCGACGTCCTGGACCGACTCCCCTGCCCGTACGGTCTGGTGCGCTACGGGGTCGCCCCGGACCACGAGAAGATCAAATCGTTGCAGCACACGCTGCGCGCGGTGCTGGAGCACGAACGGGTCCGGTTCCTGGGTGCCGTCCCGGTCGGGGCCGACGGTGTGTCGCCCTCCCGCGTCCGCGAGCTCTACCACGCGGTCGTGTACTGCGTGGGCGCCGCAGCGGACCGGCGCCTCGGCGTCCCCGGGGAGGATCTGCCGGGCAGTTGGTCCGCCACGGAGTTCGTCTCCTGGTACAGCGCCCATCCGGACGCGGTGGACGAGGGGTTCCTGAGGGACGTCCGCTCGGCCGTGGTGATCGGCATGGGAAACGTGGCCGTCGACGTCGCCCGGATGCTGGCGCGGCATCGGGCAGAGCTGCGCCGGACCGACATCCCCGAGGAAGCGCTCGCCATCCTGGGCGACGCGCGCGTGCGGGACATCCACGTGGTGGGCAGGCGCGGCCCGTCGCAGGCCCGGTTCACCACCAAGGAACTGCGCGAACTCGGCACCCTGCCCGACACAGGCGTCGTCGTGGACCCCGCGGAGGCCCGCCTCGATCCGGCCTACCGGGATCCCATCGGGTTGCCCGGCCCCGTCGCGCGGAACATGGCGGTCCTTCACGGGTGGACCACCCCGGCGAAGGCCCCCTCCCGGATCCGCCTGCGGTTCTTCCTACGCCCAGTGGAGGTGGTGGCCGTCCACGGGAGAGTGGGCGCGGTGCGGTTCGAACGCACCGTGCCCGACGGCGACGGCGGGGTGCGGGGCACGGGCCGCCATGTGGAGATCGAGGCACGGCTGGTCCTGCGATCGGTCGGGTACCGAGGAGTGCCACAGGCCGGACTGCCGTTCGACCCGGGACCCGGCACCGTGCCCCACCGGGCCGGACGTGTCCTGGAGGACGGGGCCGTCCTCCCGGGCGTGTACGTGGCGGGGTGGATCAAGCGTGGCCCCACCGGCGTGATCGGGAGCAACCGCCCCTGTGCGAAGGAGACGGTGCTCTCGCTGCTGGCCGACGCCGACTCGCCGACCCGGCGCGCGCTGCCCGACGATCCACTGCCCGCGTTGCGCGCCGCGGGAGCGCGACCGGTGGAGTGGGAGGGGTGGCGTGCCATCATGCGGGCCGAGTCCCGGCTCGGCGACAGCCTGGGGCGAGGCTCCGTGAAGCTCCAGGACTGGAAGTCGCTCCTGGCCGCCGCCCGCACCACCGGCTGA
- a CDS encoding sialidase family protein — protein sequence MPEVVLAVGTRKGLFLARRRNGSWEFDEEPRFPAQAVYSVALDTRGERPRMWAGGDSAHWGPSVFHSDDLGRTWKEPDRPPVRFPEDTGASLERVWQLHPSATDPDVVYAGTEPAALYRSEDRGETFELVRALWEHPTRSRWTPGGGGEGLHTVLTDPRDEREVTVAVSAAGVFRSSDGGTSWSPSNAGVSAVFLPDPDPEFGQCVHKVARDAVDPDRLYLQNHWGVYRSDDAGAHWSDIGGGLPSTFGFAAAAHPRRGGTAYVFPINADSDRVPADRRCRVFRTSDAGATWEPLTAGLPREHHYGTVLRDALCLDDRDRPGVYFGNRNGELFASDDEGDSWRRLAAHLPDVLCVRAGVVA from the coding sequence ATGCCCGAGGTGGTACTCGCCGTGGGCACCCGCAAGGGGTTGTTCCTGGCGCGCCGTCGGAACGGCTCCTGGGAGTTCGACGAGGAGCCCCGATTCCCCGCCCAGGCCGTGTACTCGGTGGCCCTGGACACACGCGGAGAGCGTCCTCGGATGTGGGCGGGCGGGGACAGCGCGCACTGGGGCCCCTCGGTGTTCCACTCCGACGACCTGGGCCGGACGTGGAAGGAACCCGACCGGCCGCCGGTCAGGTTTCCCGAGGACACCGGGGCCTCCCTTGAACGGGTCTGGCAGCTACACCCGTCCGCGACCGACCCCGACGTGGTGTACGCGGGCACGGAACCCGCCGCGCTCTACCGGTCGGAGGACCGCGGGGAGACCTTCGAACTGGTCCGGGCCCTGTGGGAGCACCCGACGCGGTCACGGTGGACACCGGGGGGTGGCGGCGAGGGACTGCACACCGTGCTGACGGACCCCCGCGACGAGCGGGAGGTCACCGTCGCGGTCTCGGCGGCGGGCGTCTTCCGCAGCTCGGACGGCGGTACGAGTTGGTCGCCCTCCAACGCCGGGGTCTCGGCGGTGTTCCTCCCCGATCCCGACCCCGAGTTCGGGCAGTGCGTCCACAAGGTGGCCCGTGACGCGGTCGACCCCGACCGCCTGTACCTGCAGAACCACTGGGGCGTGTACCGCAGCGACGACGCGGGCGCGCACTGGTCGGACATCGGCGGCGGGCTCCCGTCCACCTTCGGCTTCGCCGCCGCCGCGCACCCTCGGAGGGGCGGGACGGCGTACGTCTTCCCGATCAACGCGGACTCCGACCGCGTGCCGGCCGACCGCCGGTGCCGTGTCTTTCGCACGTCGGACGCCGGAGCGACCTGGGAGCCGCTGACGGCGGGGCTGCCACGCGAGCACCACTACGGCACGGTGCTGCGCGACGCGCTCTGTCTGGACGACCGGGACCGACCGGGCGTGTACTTCGGCAACCGCAACGGCGAGTTGTTCGCCTCGGACGACGAGGGCGACAGTTGGCGGCGGTTGGCCGCGCACCTGCCGGACGTTCTCTGCGTCCGGGCCGGCGTGGTCGCCTGA
- a CDS encoding uracil-DNA glycosylase, with amino-acid sequence MAPRPLHELVEAGWAKALEPAAERIAAMGDFLRAEVAAGRTYLPSGANVLRAFQRPFDDVRVLIVGQDPYPTPGMAVGLSFSVAPEVRTLPGSLENIFREMRTDLGAPRPSTGDLTPWTEQGVLLLNRALTTAPRRPAAHRGKGWEEVTEQAIRALVARDEPLVSILWGRDARNLRPLLGELPAVESAHPSPMSADRGFFGSRPFSRANDLLTRQGARPIDWRLP; translated from the coding sequence GTGGCACCACGACCCTTGCACGAGCTCGTCGAAGCAGGCTGGGCGAAGGCCCTCGAACCCGCGGCCGAACGCATCGCCGCGATGGGGGACTTCCTCCGAGCCGAGGTGGCCGCCGGTCGCACCTATCTGCCGTCCGGGGCGAACGTCCTGCGGGCCTTCCAGCGGCCCTTCGACGACGTGCGTGTGCTGATCGTCGGTCAGGACCCCTACCCGACGCCGGGGATGGCCGTGGGTCTGAGCTTCTCGGTCGCCCCGGAGGTACGCACGCTCCCGGGAAGCCTGGAGAACATCTTCCGCGAGATGCGCACCGACCTCGGAGCCCCCCGACCGTCGACCGGGGATCTGACACCGTGGACCGAGCAGGGGGTGCTGCTGCTGAACAGGGCGCTGACCACCGCCCCACGCCGTCCGGCCGCGCATCGCGGCAAGGGGTGGGAGGAGGTCACCGAGCAGGCCATCCGCGCTCTCGTCGCGCGGGACGAACCCTTGGTCTCGATCCTCTGGGGGCGGGACGCGCGCAACCTGCGACCGTTGCTCGGCGAGCTGCCGGCCGTCGAGTCCGCGCATCCGTCCCCGATGTCGGCGGACCGCGGCTTCTTCGGCTCCCGTCCCTTCAGCCGGGCCAACGACCTGCTGACGCGGCAGGGCGCCCGGCCGATCGACTGGCGCCTTCCCTAG
- a CDS encoding FUSC family protein: MLKKVFAAPDPGRARLRFATRGVLGVVLAVVASGLAGHSTVGAITGGLAALLALFTVTDTTIRSQAVTTALLPVVGLPLLAAAAVFHADPVARDLTFLAVVGVGVYARRWGPRGHSLGVFAFMTYFVAQFLDAGPGRLPELYAAVLLSLGVASLTRFGLWCYERRDPPAAVPAPPAARGLARVTTRQAVQATAGAGFALVVGQLVSGERWYWAVGATWWIFVGTTSRGETLVRGFRRVLGTVVGVGAALVVAVPVAGAPVPTAALVALCVFGIFYTAAVSYSWMTLCVTLLASLLYGLLGALTPGLLALRLAETGVGALGAAIAVTLLLPVTTHGVTQASVRRALRCVHVCTTEVAARLAGDPKADPAARVAELERALGRVRLAVAPLLHPLSPMPGRKRRARVVVALLDDCAREVGALAAAAVDPRALPDLRDASRRVEAAVEALAGGDAAPSHAAPPPAAGGAALAHAHGVESALAGLAAPLRTRRRLPPVAV, encoded by the coding sequence GTGCTCAAGAAGGTCTTCGCGGCCCCGGATCCGGGCCGTGCCCGGCTGCGCTTCGCCACCCGGGGCGTGCTCGGCGTCGTGCTGGCCGTCGTCGCCTCCGGCCTGGCCGGCCACTCGACGGTCGGTGCGATCACCGGGGGCCTCGCCGCCCTCCTCGCCCTCTTCACGGTGACCGACACCACGATCCGGTCCCAGGCCGTCACCACCGCGTTGTTGCCGGTGGTGGGCCTGCCGCTGCTGGCCGCCGCCGCGGTGTTCCACGCCGACCCCGTGGCCCGCGACCTGACCTTCCTGGCGGTCGTGGGGGTCGGGGTCTACGCGCGCCGCTGGGGTCCGCGTGGCCACAGCCTGGGTGTGTTCGCGTTCATGACGTACTTCGTCGCCCAGTTCCTCGACGCCGGCCCGGGTCGCCTGCCCGAGCTGTACGCGGCGGTGCTGCTGTCGCTCGGGGTCGCGTCGCTCACGCGATTCGGCCTGTGGTGCTACGAGCGCCGGGATCCGCCCGCCGCCGTGCCGGCTCCCCCCGCCGCGCGCGGGCTGGCCCGGGTCACCACCCGTCAGGCGGTCCAGGCCACCGCCGGCGCCGGGTTCGCGCTCGTGGTCGGACAGCTGGTCTCGGGGGAGCGCTGGTACTGGGCGGTGGGGGCGACCTGGTGGATCTTCGTCGGCACCACCTCGCGCGGGGAGACCCTCGTCCGGGGCTTCCGCCGAGTCCTCGGAACCGTCGTCGGAGTCGGAGCGGCCCTGGTCGTCGCCGTTCCCGTGGCGGGAGCACCGGTGCCGACAGCCGCTCTCGTCGCCCTCTGCGTCTTCGGGATCTTCTACACCGCCGCGGTGTCGTATTCCTGGATGACGCTCTGCGTGACCCTGCTCGCCTCGCTGCTCTACGGGCTGCTGGGAGCGCTCACCCCCGGGCTGCTCGCCCTGCGGCTCGCCGAGACCGGCGTGGGAGCCCTCGGCGCCGCCATCGCGGTGACGCTCCTGCTTCCGGTCACCACGCACGGTGTCACCCAGGCCTCCGTCCGTCGCGCGCTGAGGTGTGTCCACGTCTGCACAACGGAGGTCGCCGCCCGACTCGCCGGCGACCCGAAGGCCGATCCCGCGGCACGGGTGGCGGAACTGGAGCGGGCGCTCGGCCGAGTCCGCCTCGCGGTGGCGCCGCTGCTCCACCCTCTCAGCCCGATGCCCGGGAGGAAGCGACGCGCCCGCGTGGTGGTGGCACTCCTGGACGACTGCGCGCGGGAGGTCGGCGCGCTGGCCGCTGCCGCGGTCGACCCGCGGGCGCTCCCCGACCTGCGGGACGCTTCCCGTCGCGTGGAGGCCGCCGTGGAGGCTCTCGCGGGGGGTGACGCGGCGCCGTCCCACGCCGCGCCGCCTCCGGCGGCGGGCGGCGCCGCCCTCGCGCACGCACACGGGGTGGAGAGCGCGCTCGCCGGGCTCGCCGCGCCGCTGCGCACACGCAGGCGGTTGCCGCCGGTGGCGGTCTGA
- a CDS encoding Lrp/AsnC family transcriptional regulator yields the protein MGVDTLDTRILRLLLEEPRGSVREYARVLGVARGTVQARLDRLERNGVITPSGPDLSPAALGHPVLAFVHIEVTQGRLDEVGEALAAVPEIVEAFSITGGGDLLTRVVARDNAHLEDVVQALISLPGVVRTRSEVALRERVPHRMLPLVEAIGRAVSE from the coding sequence ATGGGCGTCGACACGTTGGACACCCGGATCCTGCGGCTGCTGCTGGAAGAGCCGCGCGGCAGCGTACGTGAGTACGCGCGCGTCCTCGGGGTCGCGCGGGGGACCGTCCAGGCTCGCCTGGACCGGCTGGAGCGGAACGGCGTGATCACCCCCTCGGGCCCGGACCTCTCCCCCGCCGCTCTGGGCCACCCGGTCCTGGCCTTCGTCCACATCGAGGTGACCCAAGGCCGACTGGACGAGGTGGGAGAGGCCCTGGCGGCCGTCCCGGAGATCGTCGAGGCCTTCTCGATCACGGGTGGGGGCGATCTCCTGACCCGTGTGGTGGCCCGGGACAACGCGCACCTGGAGGACGTGGTCCAGGCACTCATCAGCCTGCCGGGCGTGGTGCGCACCCGTAGCGAGGTGGCGCTCCGGGAGCGGGTGCCGCACCGGATGCTGCCACTGGTGGAGGCGATCGGGCGAGCCGTGTCCGAGTGA
- a CDS encoding DUF4142 domain-containing protein, which produces MRIPRATAGATFVGGALILTLTALAYPTMLGVQNTAGGKDRVVANTRFGPLSEADRDFVVKVRAAGLWEYPLGLMAMERGTTPEMKEAGEHLVAGHARLDETCRKIAPELGITLPNQASPQQQQFVSTVDGTTGRQFDTTAVNIMRITHGQIFPVIADVRANTKNSLVRQLADQANDTVLDHITVLEKTGMVNFDQVNFQQTAPPGLPEAQLTPPAPPPGEPVTALTEPPGLDVNTTSPTPTPSAG; this is translated from the coding sequence ATGCGCATCCCACGTGCCACGGCGGGAGCCACCTTCGTCGGTGGTGCCCTGATCCTCACGCTCACCGCGCTCGCCTACCCCACGATGCTCGGGGTCCAGAACACGGCGGGCGGCAAGGACCGCGTGGTGGCGAACACCCGGTTCGGCCCGCTCAGCGAGGCCGACCGGGATTTCGTCGTGAAGGTCAGGGCGGCCGGCCTGTGGGAGTACCCCCTCGGGCTGATGGCGATGGAGCGCGGCACCACGCCCGAGATGAAGGAGGCCGGCGAGCACCTGGTGGCGGGGCACGCCCGGCTCGACGAGACCTGCCGGAAGATCGCGCCCGAACTCGGCATCACGCTGCCGAACCAGGCCTCGCCGCAACAGCAGCAGTTCGTGTCGACGGTGGACGGGACCACCGGCCGACAGTTCGACACCACGGCGGTCAACATCATGCGGATCACGCACGGCCAGATCTTCCCGGTCATCGCGGACGTCCGGGCCAACACCAAGAACTCGCTCGTGCGTCAGCTGGCGGACCAGGCCAACGACACCGTGCTGGACCACATCACCGTGTTGGAGAAGACCGGCATGGTCAATTTCGACCAGGTCAACTTCCAGCAGACCGCTCCGCCCGGGCTGCCGGAGGCCCAACTGACCCCGCCCGCTCCCCCGCCCGGCGAGCCCGTGACCGCGCTGACCGAGCCGCCCGGCTTGGACGTGAACACGACATCACCGACACCCACCCCGTCGGCCGGTTGA